The following are from one region of the Quercus robur chromosome 1, dhQueRobu3.1, whole genome shotgun sequence genome:
- the LOC126713203 gene encoding uncharacterized protein LOC126713203 — MSKGKEKVSSSKQFRWLPPMHEMMLRILAEEATKGNKPSSTFKAGSFALVAKEITAQFRVECHPSYVDNRMRTLRTMWSTIQTLTKKSGFGWDDNLKMITCDTKTYQEEVMAHQKHAEYLNKKIEMYDELAIVVGKDTAMGGFSKSYVDIENEPDNGDNAGFVADNVEEGVVEKGKNAVESSTTGSGISKSRKRGHAPSNTDDSVLTDLSDQLKEIVVALKEINRGPVDYTTLYNEVMAMMADGYSEDMLATAFDHLCENEKTARGFLA, encoded by the exons ATGTCAAAGGGCAAAGAGAAAGTTAGCAGCAGCAAGCAATTCAGGTGGCTGCCACCCATGCATGAAATGATGCTTAGGATACTTGCAGAGGAGGCTACAAAGGGCAATAAGCCCTCTAGTACTTTCAAGGCCGGCTCCTTTGCTCTTGTAGCGAAGGAGATAACGGCCCAATTCAGGGTTGAGTGCCACCCGTCCTATGTTGACAATCGGATGCGAACTCTAAGGACCATGTGGTCCACCATTCAAACTCTTACAAAGAAGAGTGGATTTGGTTGGGACGATAATCTAAAAATGATAACTTGCGACACTAAGACATACCAAGAAGAAGTCATG GCGCATCAAAAGCATGCGGAgtatctaaacaaaaaaattgagatgtATGATGAATTAGCGATTGTTGTGGGGAAGGACACAGCCATGGGTGGCTTTTCTAAGTCCTATGTGGATATTGAGAATGAGCCAGACAATGGGGACAATGCAGGGTTTGTTGCAGACAATGTGGAGGAAGGTGTGGTCGAGAAAGGGAAGAATGCAGTCGAGTCATCCACCACTGGGTCAGGAATTTCCAAGTCCCGCAAAAGAGGGCATGCACCTTCTAATACTGATGATAGTGTGTTGACTGATCTGTCTGATCAGCTGAAGGAAATAGTTGTGGCTCTGAAAGAAATCAATCGGGGCCCGGTGGATTACACAACTCTCTACAATGAGGTAATGGCTATGATGGCGGATGGGTATAGCGAAGATATGCTCGCAACTGCCTTTGACCATCTTTGTGAAAATGAGAAGACAGCACGTGGATTTCTAGCCTAG